In Helicobacter anatolicus, a single genomic region encodes these proteins:
- the hypF gene encoding carbamoyltransferase HypF has protein sequence MIFYKIRVEGRVQGVGFRPYVYLIAQQLKIYGYVKNRGNYVEILIDKNLDSFLETLQNNLPPQALITSLDYKKIIIQKKYSQFDILDSKDAKTTLKGILPQDLKICKDCLQDLKNHQRFYQYAFNTCTNCGPRYSILYSLPYDRKNTSMRDFGLCKDCLKDYQDPNNRRFHAQTLSCKNCTISLSFYHKDTHFHNDEAIHACAMAILEGKIVAIKGVGGFTLCCDATNSSSIKRLRNLKNRPKKPFAIMLKDLDSINEFAEITPLQKKALLSKEAPIVLLQKKQPLQEIAPNLKQVGVILPYSSLHHLLMEKINRPIVFTSANLNGEPIITTEKELLNKLGNVFDAYLTHGREIINPIDDSVVQQVGEGMQIIRLARGYAPLHLHFTQLNENKDTLIGMGAEQKVTLAYKKEGEVIVSPYIGDLNNPTTLARYEKNYNFFTQIYQLEPKKIISDLHQNYHSYQISKNLSCKNNILWEKKQHHYAHFCAIFADSLLQDKNLKIEDKVLGVIWDGTGLGKDGKIWGGEFIFGNLKNYKRVGHFENMEIYGGEKSIKEIYKIAYSLVRQFGDNDDILWLKQKYIQKYPKIFPFFDTVIDKKLHVFHTTSVGRIFDAMACLCEICDYNSYDCEAPIMLEQHYKEEIKESYHFLITSKYEVCIKPMMKEILKDLKNNEAKEKIVSKFINTLVAIIFKFAHIMQTKTLMFSGGVFMNKALCEAIIRENSKHTLRLFFHQYLPSNDSNISLGQVISIT, from the coding sequence ATGATATTTTATAAAATACGCGTTGAAGGGAGAGTGCAAGGGGTTGGATTTCGCCCCTATGTCTATTTAATCGCTCAGCAATTAAAAATTTATGGTTATGTAAAAAATCGAGGCAATTATGTAGAAATTCTTATTGATAAAAATCTTGATTCTTTTTTAGAAACCTTGCAAAACAACCTCCCTCCACAAGCCTTGATTACTAGTTTAGATTATAAAAAAATCATTATCCAAAAAAAATACTCCCAATTTGATATTTTGGATTCTAAAGATGCTAAAACTACATTAAAAGGTATTCTCCCTCAAGATCTTAAAATTTGCAAGGATTGCTTACAGGATCTTAAAAATCATCAAAGATTTTATCAATACGCATTTAATACTTGCACAAATTGTGGGCCTAGATATAGCATTTTATACTCATTACCCTATGATCGTAAAAATACTAGTATGCGAGATTTTGGGCTCTGTAAAGATTGTTTAAAAGACTATCAAGATCCTAATAACAGGAGATTTCACGCCCAAACATTATCATGTAAAAATTGCACCATCTCACTTAGTTTTTATCACAAAGACACACATTTTCACAATGATGAAGCAATACATGCTTGTGCTATGGCAATTTTAGAAGGAAAAATTGTTGCAATCAAAGGGGTAGGCGGCTTCACTCTTTGCTGTGATGCTACAAATTCTTCAAGTATTAAACGCTTAAGAAATTTAAAGAATCGCCCAAAAAAACCATTTGCAATTATGCTAAAAGATTTGGATTCTATCAATGAATTTGCAGAAATCACCCCCTTGCAAAAAAAAGCACTCTTAAGCAAAGAAGCTCCTATTGTACTCTTACAAAAAAAACAACCTCTCCAAGAAATCGCACCAAATCTCAAGCAAGTGGGAGTGATTTTACCTTATAGCAGCTTACATCACCTTTTAATGGAAAAAATCAATAGGCCTATAGTTTTCACAAGTGCAAACCTAAATGGCGAACCCATTATTACTACAGAAAAAGAATTGCTAAACAAACTTGGCAATGTATTTGATGCATATCTTACTCATGGAAGAGAAATTATAAATCCTATTGACGATTCTGTGGTGCAGCAAGTAGGGGAGGGAATGCAAATTATTCGTTTAGCAAGGGGTTATGCGCCATTACATTTACATTTTACACAATTAAATGAAAATAAAGACACTTTAATTGGTATGGGAGCAGAACAAAAAGTCACTCTTGCATATAAAAAAGAAGGGGAGGTGATTGTTTCTCCTTATATTGGGGATTTAAACAATCCAACCACACTTGCTCGCTATGAAAAAAACTACAATTTTTTTACGCAAATTTATCAACTCGAACCCAAAAAAATTATTAGCGATTTACATCAAAATTACCATTCTTATCAAATTAGTAAAAATCTTAGTTGCAAAAACAATATTTTATGGGAAAAAAAGCAACATCATTATGCACATTTTTGTGCAATTTTTGCAGATTCTTTATTGCAAGATAAAAATTTAAAAATAGAAGATAAAGTCTTAGGTGTAATTTGGGATGGCACAGGACTTGGCAAAGATGGAAAAATTTGGGGTGGGGAATTTATTTTTGGGAACTTAAAAAATTATAAGCGTGTAGGGCATTTTGAAAACATGGAGATTTATGGAGGAGAAAAAAGTATCAAAGAAATCTATAAAATTGCCTATAGTTTAGTGCGGCAGTTTGGTGATAATGATGATATTTTATGGCTCAAGCAAAAATATATACAAAAATATCCTAAAATTTTTCCATTTTTTGACACAGTTATTGATAAAAAATTACATGTTTTTCACACAACTTCTGTAGGAAGAATCTTTGATGCAATGGCGTGTTTATGTGAAATTTGTGATTATAATAGTTATGATTGTGAAGCACCTATTATGCTAGAGCAACACTACAAAGAAGAGATAAAAGAAAGCTACCACTTCTTGATTACCTCTAAATATGAAGTATGCATTAAACCCATGATGAAAGAAATATTAAAAGATTTAAAAAATAATGAAGCAAAAGAAAAAATCGTAAGCAAGTTTATTAACACTCTAGTCGCTATCATTTTCAAATTTGCACACATTATGCAAACAAAAACTTTAATGTTTTCAGGTGGAGTTTTTATGAATAAAGCTCTATGTGAAGCAATTATAAGAGAAAATTCCAAGCACACATTGCGTTTATTTTTTCATCAATATCTTCCTAGTAATGATAGTAATATTTCCTTAGGACAAGTGATAAGTATCACATAA
- a CDS encoding agmatine deiminase family protein, producing the protein MKILPAEWEEQKAILMAFPHKNSDWNEYLDEARQTFLTIIQAILPHEKVILCVDPNDHEGMDFLHSHLSSSNLIILRIPTNDTWARDFGPISIKNDSKILHLDFGFNGWGLKFASCFDNQVSSTLFQQKILPNLLTQDLILEGGSIDSDGMGTLLTNTQCLLEKNRNPFYTQEELDAKLKDILGVERILWLHHGYLAGDDTDSHIDTLARFINPNTIAYIACNDKNDEHFTELNKMQEELKKLKTKEGKPYHLLPLPLPKVFFNKERLPASYANFLLINNKTLLLPIYNIPDLDIQAINTLKPYYEVIPIDCSVLIRQHGSLHCVTMQLYDIL; encoded by the coding sequence ATGAAAATATTACCAGCAGAGTGGGAAGAACAAAAAGCTATTTTAATGGCATTTCCGCATAAAAATAGTGATTGGAATGAGTATTTAGATGAAGCAAGACAAACATTTTTGACAATTATTCAAGCAATTCTACCTCACGAAAAAGTTATATTATGCGTTGATCCTAATGACCATGAAGGAATGGATTTTTTACATTCTCATCTCTCTTCCTCTAATCTTATAATTTTAAGAATTCCTACAAATGACACTTGGGCAAGAGATTTTGGACCTATTAGTATCAAAAACGATTCTAAAATCTTGCATTTAGATTTTGGTTTTAATGGGTGGGGGCTAAAATTTGCTAGTTGTTTTGATAATCAAGTTTCTTCTACACTTTTTCAGCAAAAAATCCTACCAAATCTTTTGACGCAAGATTTAATCTTAGAAGGGGGGAGTATTGATAGCGATGGAATGGGAACATTGCTAACCAATACACAATGCCTTTTAGAAAAAAATCGCAATCCTTTTTATACACAAGAAGAACTTGATGCAAAATTAAAGGATATTTTAGGAGTAGAAAGAATCTTATGGCTTCATCATGGATATTTAGCTGGAGATGATACAGATAGCCATATTGATACTTTAGCAAGATTTATCAATCCCAATACAATTGCATACATTGCATGTAATGATAAAAATGATGAACATTTTACAGAGCTTAACAAAATGCAAGAAGAGTTAAAAAAATTAAAAACTAAAGAAGGTAAACCTTATCATCTCTTGCCCCTACCACTTCCTAAGGTATTTTTTAATAAGGAGAGATTGCCTGCAAGTTATGCAAATTTTTTACTTATCAATAATAAAACTTTGCTGCTTCCTATTTATAATATACCTGATCTTGACATACAAGCTATCAATACACTAAAACCCTATTATGAGGTAATTCCTATTGATTGTTCTGTATTAATTCGTCAACACGGAAGCCTTCATTGTGTAACAATGCAACTTTATGATATTTTATAA
- the tsaD gene encoding tRNA (adenosine(37)-N6)-threonylcarbamoyltransferase complex transferase subunit TsaD, with translation MILSIESSCDDSSIAITRISDSKLLWHKKLSQENTHSLYGGVVPEIASRMHAKDLPLLLKEVLDSFDKTQIKAIGVTTQPGLSVTLIEGLMMAKTLSLELNIPIIGINHLKGHIFSLFINQENYNFPMSVLLVSGGHTQIIEISDIKHMKIIAQTMDDSFGESFDKVAKMLNLSYPGGPIIQEYAEKYQGELYNLPIPLKNHSGIAFSFSGLKNAVRLQIEKDSSNPYKIAKSFQDAACKHLLQQLERYFKKHRAPKNFAIVGGASANTYLREKVCQLCQKYQKTLFLAPLEFCSDNAAMIGRYAVEKYKNQEFDNFFDLQCSPKSTQGEFIL, from the coding sequence ATGATACTTAGCATAGAAAGCAGCTGTGATGATAGCTCTATTGCCATTACAAGAATTTCTGATAGCAAACTTCTTTGGCATAAAAAACTTTCTCAAGAAAATACCCATAGCCTTTATGGTGGAGTTGTCCCTGAAATTGCTTCAAGAATGCATGCAAAAGATTTACCATTGTTACTAAAAGAAGTATTAGATTCTTTTGATAAAACACAGATAAAAGCTATTGGTGTTACCACACAGCCGGGATTAAGTGTTACACTTATTGAAGGATTGATGATGGCAAAAACTTTGAGTTTGGAGCTTAATATTCCTATTATTGGTATCAATCACCTAAAAGGGCATATTTTTTCACTTTTTATCAATCAGGAAAATTATAATTTTCCTATGAGTGTTTTACTTGTTTCTGGTGGACACACACAAATTATTGAAATTAGTGATATAAAACATATGAAAATTATTGCGCAGACAATGGATGATAGTTTTGGTGAAAGTTTTGATAAAGTCGCAAAAATGTTAAACCTATCTTATCCAGGAGGGCCAATTATTCAAGAGTACGCAGAAAAATATCAAGGTGAGCTTTATAATTTACCTATACCCTTAAAAAATCATTCAGGAATTGCTTTTAGTTTTTCTGGTTTAAAAAATGCTGTGCGTTTGCAAATAGAAAAAGATTCTAGTAATCCTTATAAAATTGCTAAAAGTTTTCAAGATGCAGCATGTAAGCACTTATTACAACAACTAGAAAGATATTTTAAAAAACATCGGGCACCAAAAAATTTTGCTATCGTTGGTGGTGCAAGTGCAAATACTTATTTGAGGGAAAAAGTTTGTCAGCTTTGTCAAAAATATCAAAAAACCCTTTTTTTAGCACCTTTAGAATTTTGTTCTGATAATGCTGCAATGATAGGAAGATATGCTGTTGAAAAATATAAGAATCAAGAATTTGATAATTTTTTTGATCTTCAATGTAGCCCCAAAAGTACACAAGGAGAATTTATTTTATAG
- the ppsA gene encoding pyruvate, water dikinase yields MKYIKFFKELNNKDVPLVGGKNASIGEMFQELIPAGIKVPNGFAITSDAYWYLLNNGGIKEKIIELLKDVDVTEIDVLKTRSKKIRELIFGTPFPSDLRDEIFEAYKILSDEYGMKEADVAVRSSATAEDLPDASFAGQQDTYLSIKGQTELIHYIKSCFASLFTDRAVSYRASRGFDHFKVALSVGVQKMVRSDKGSSGVMFSIDTETGFKDAVFITSSWGLGENVVGGTVNPDEFYVFKPTLQDGKRPIIKRQLGHKNVKMVYAPKGSDHPTKNIATTQKEMQSFSLTDEDILTLARYAIIIEKHYTKEAGEYRPMDMEWAKDGDSGEIFIVQARPETVQSQKNKNNAQVIEKYKFKNNDEKEIIIQGRATGGKIGHGKVRIINDIEHMNTFKEGEILVTDNTDPDWEPAMKKAAAVITNRGGRTCHAAIVAREIGVPAIVGAVGATDRLYTGMEVTVSCAEGEEGYVYAGIHDYEVEQIKLDNIGNTKTKVYMNIGNPEKAFSFAQMPNDGVGLARMELIILNQIKAHPLALVDIQNGKTNIPEYPEIQKLISGYDNPKDFFIKKIAEGMGMIAAAFYPKPVIVRTSDFKSNEYRGMIAGAGYEPQEENPMLGYRGASRYYSDLYRTAFEWEIQALAMVREEMGLTNMKVMIPFLRTPEEGIKVLEILRRNGLESGKNGLEIYVMCELPVNVILADEFLNLFDGFSIGSNDLTQLTLGVDRDGQLVSHIFDERNPAMLEMFKRAIKACQKHNKYCGICGQAPSDYPEVAEFLVREGISSISLNPDSIIETWTRIAQLEKTLKQ; encoded by the coding sequence ATGAAATACATCAAGTTTTTTAAAGAGCTCAATAACAAAGATGTTCCATTAGTTGGTGGCAAAAATGCCAGTATAGGAGAAATGTTTCAAGAGTTAATTCCTGCAGGTATTAAAGTGCCAAATGGTTTTGCTATCACTAGTGATGCTTATTGGTATTTACTTAATAACGGTGGAATTAAAGAAAAAATTATAGAACTTTTAAAAGATGTTGATGTAACAGAAATTGATGTATTGAAAACACGATCTAAAAAAATCCGTGAACTTATTTTTGGCACACCATTTCCTAGCGACCTAAGAGATGAGATTTTTGAAGCATATAAGATTTTAAGTGATGAGTATGGCATGAAAGAAGCTGATGTAGCAGTAAGAAGTTCTGCTACTGCGGAAGATTTACCAGATGCAAGTTTTGCGGGTCAACAAGATACATATTTAAGTATCAAAGGGCAAACTGAATTGATCCATTATATCAAATCTTGTTTTGCCTCACTTTTTACTGATAGGGCGGTAAGCTATCGCGCTTCAAGAGGATTTGATCATTTTAAAGTTGCACTTTCTGTGGGTGTACAAAAAATGGTACGTTCTGATAAAGGAAGCTCTGGGGTTATGTTTTCTATTGATACAGAAACAGGATTTAAAGATGCAGTATTTATCACTTCAAGCTGGGGACTTGGTGAAAATGTCGTGGGTGGAACAGTAAATCCCGATGAGTTTTATGTTTTTAAACCTACACTACAAGATGGTAAAAGACCTATTATCAAAAGACAACTTGGGCATAAAAATGTAAAAATGGTTTATGCGCCAAAAGGAAGTGATCATCCTACAAAAAATATTGCAACAACTCAAAAAGAAATGCAAAGCTTTTCACTTACAGACGAAGATATTTTAACTCTTGCAAGATATGCCATTATAATCGAGAAACACTACACAAAAGAAGCAGGAGAATATCGTCCTATGGATATGGAATGGGCAAAAGATGGTGATAGTGGTGAGATTTTTATCGTGCAGGCGCGTCCTGAAACCGTACAAAGCCAAAAAAATAAAAATAATGCACAGGTTATTGAAAAATACAAATTTAAAAATAATGATGAAAAAGAAATTATCATTCAAGGCAGGGCAACTGGCGGAAAAATTGGTCATGGCAAAGTGAGAATTATTAATGATATTGAACATATGAATACTTTTAAAGAGGGTGAAATTTTAGTTACTGATAATACAGATCCTGATTGGGAACCAGCGATGAAAAAAGCTGCTGCAGTAATTACTAATCGTGGCGGGAGAACTTGTCATGCAGCAATTGTAGCTAGAGAAATAGGTGTGCCTGCAATCGTTGGTGCCGTAGGTGCTACTGATAGACTTTACACTGGAATGGAGGTTACAGTATCTTGTGCTGAAGGTGAAGAAGGATATGTGTATGCAGGGATTCATGATTACGAAGTAGAACAAATTAAACTTGATAATATTGGCAATACAAAAACAAAAGTTTATATGAACATCGGAAATCCAGAAAAAGCATTTAGTTTTGCACAAATGCCAAATGATGGTGTAGGACTTGCAAGAATGGAATTGATTATCCTTAATCAAATCAAAGCGCATCCCTTAGCATTAGTAGATATCCAAAATGGTAAAACTAATATTCCTGAATATCCTGAGATACAAAAATTAATTTCGGGATATGACAACCCCAAAGACTTTTTTATTAAAAAAATTGCCGAGGGAATGGGAATGATTGCAGCTGCTTTTTATCCCAAACCTGTAATTGTAAGAACTAGTGATTTTAAATCTAATGAATATCGTGGAATGATTGCTGGAGCAGGATATGAACCTCAAGAAGAAAATCCTATGCTAGGCTATCGTGGTGCTAGTCGATATTATTCTGATCTTTATCGTACTGCTTTTGAATGGGAGATTCAAGCACTTGCTATGGTAAGAGAGGAAATGGGATTAACTAACATGAAAGTGATGATTCCATTTTTAAGAACCCCGGAAGAGGGGATAAAAGTTTTAGAAATTCTACGACGCAATGGATTGGAATCTGGAAAAAATGGGCTTGAAATTTATGTAATGTGTGAATTACCTGTAAATGTAATTTTGGCTGATGAATTCCTAAATCTTTTTGATGGTTTTTCAATTGGTTCTAATGATCTCACGCAACTAACTTTGGGTGTCGATAGAGATGGGCAACTTGTAAGCCATATTTTTGATGAAAGAAATCCTGCAATGCTTGAAATGTTTAAACGAGCGATTAAAGCATGTCAAAAACATAATAAATATTGTGGAATCTGCGGACAAGCACCTAGTGATTATCCAGAAGTTGCGGAATTTTTAGTTCGAGAGGGAATTAGTTCTATTTCTCTAAATCCTGATTCTATCATAGAAACTTGGACAAGAATTGCACAATTAGAAAAAACTTTAAAACAATAA
- the purL gene encoding phosphoribosylformylglycinamidine synthase subunit PurL, with amino-acid sequence MLPDLQNILEKHKLSQEDYQEIKKILQREPNLLEIGIFSAMWSEHCSYKSSKKYLSGFPTKAPWVIQGPGENAGVIDITKGYSAVFKVESHNHPSFIEPYAGAATGVGGIMRDVFTMGARPVASLNAIRFGRIDTQDSMANLHKFLLKGVVRGIGGYGNCMGVPTIGGETSFNACYNGNILVNAFTLGIAKTDEIFYGRAEGIGNPVIYVGSKTGRDGLGGAVMSSDSFDEESKSLRPTVQIGDPFSEKLLLEACLELFKKDLIVGIQDMGAAGLTSSSFEMAGRSGSGMVMHLDKVPMREKGMTPYDLMLSESQERMLICAKKGKEQEVIEIFQKWEVDVAIIGEVTDSGLMELYWYGEKCASLPIAPIAENAPILDREIKEPVYLQNLRQKNYKPIIENPTSILQKMLADIEVADKNFIYEQYDSMVQTNTITGVGKLDGSTIRVKENDTALSMAICSPITYCYLNPKEGSKIAVAIAGRKCVSRGARPLAISDCLNFGNPTNQEVMWQFKESTEGIKEACKILNTPVVSGNVSLYNQTDDKDIYPTPTIVSVGLCEDYNKTLDSSLKNEGNTIILLGELGSDFGGSLLQRIMQNEISGDCPQIDLDAELRLWNLVLECNQKSLIKSAKSVGKGGIALGLSKMAILGEKGVDITTPFSTEMLFSESQSLMLIETHMPEKLQEIAKNFGVACRILGKVSIDKIKIDAIVCTLQNAKELYYQSFKKILG; translated from the coding sequence ATGCTTCCTGATTTACAAAATATATTAGAAAAACATAAACTTTCTCAAGAGGATTATCAAGAGATTAAAAAGATTCTCCAAAGAGAACCAAATCTATTAGAAATTGGAATCTTTTCTGCCATGTGGAGTGAGCATTGTAGCTATAAATCTAGCAAAAAATATCTTAGTGGTTTCCCTACAAAAGCACCTTGGGTAATTCAAGGGCCTGGAGAAAATGCAGGTGTAATTGATATTACCAAAGGTTATAGCGCAGTTTTTAAAGTAGAATCTCACAATCACCCTAGTTTTATTGAACCTTATGCGGGTGCTGCTACAGGTGTTGGTGGAATTATGAGAGATGTTTTTACAATGGGCGCTCGCCCTGTAGCAAGTCTTAATGCTATTAGATTTGGACGCATTGATACACAAGATTCTATGGCTAATTTACATAAATTTTTATTAAAAGGTGTTGTAAGAGGGATTGGGGGCTATGGAAATTGCATGGGAGTGCCCACAATCGGAGGTGAGACAAGTTTTAATGCTTGTTATAATGGAAATATTTTAGTAAATGCCTTTACTTTAGGTATTGCAAAAACTGATGAAATTTTTTATGGACGCGCTGAGGGAATTGGTAATCCTGTAATTTATGTAGGGAGTAAAACAGGTAGAGATGGTCTTGGCGGGGCTGTAATGAGTAGTGATAGCTTTGATGAAGAATCTAAATCCTTACGCCCTACTGTGCAAATTGGCGATCCCTTTAGTGAAAAGCTTTTATTGGAAGCATGTTTAGAATTATTTAAAAAAGATTTGATTGTAGGGATTCAAGATATGGGTGCTGCAGGGCTTACTAGTTCAAGCTTTGAAATGGCAGGGCGAAGTGGTAGTGGAATGGTAATGCATTTAGATAAAGTACCAATGCGAGAAAAAGGCATGACACCTTATGATTTAATGCTTAGTGAATCGCAAGAAAGAATGTTAATTTGTGCGAAAAAAGGAAAAGAGCAAGAAGTAATAGAAATTTTTCAAAAATGGGAAGTTGATGTGGCAATTATTGGAGAAGTTACAGATAGTGGACTAATGGAGCTTTATTGGTATGGAGAAAAGTGTGCAAGTCTTCCAATTGCCCCTATTGCAGAAAATGCACCAATACTAGATCGTGAAATAAAAGAGCCTGTGTATTTGCAAAATTTGCGTCAAAAAAACTACAAACCTATAATAGAAAATCCTACTTCTATTTTACAAAAAATGCTTGCAGATATTGAAGTAGCAGATAAAAATTTTATTTATGAGCAATATGATAGCATGGTGCAAACAAATACTATCACGGGCGTTGGGAAGCTTGATGGAAGTACAATTAGAGTAAAAGAAAATGACACGGCATTATCAATGGCAATTTGCTCTCCTATTACTTATTGCTATCTTAATCCTAAGGAAGGTAGCAAAATTGCAGTAGCAATTGCAGGGCGTAAGTGCGTAAGTCGTGGAGCTAGACCACTAGCAATTAGTGATTGTTTAAATTTTGGAAATCCAACAAATCAAGAAGTAATGTGGCAATTTAAAGAATCTACAGAAGGCATTAAAGAAGCTTGCAAGATTCTTAATACCCCTGTAGTAAGTGGTAATGTTTCCTTATATAATCAAACAGATGATAAAGATATTTATCCTACTCCTACGATTGTAAGTGTTGGGCTTTGTGAAGATTATAATAAAACTTTAGATTCTTCACTAAAAAATGAAGGAAATACAATTATTCTTCTTGGAGAATTAGGAAGTGATTTTGGTGGGAGTTTATTACAAAGAATTATGCAAAATGAAATTAGTGGGGATTGTCCGCAAATTGATTTAGATGCAGAATTAAGATTATGGAATCTGGTTTTAGAATGCAATCAAAAATCTTTAATAAAAAGTGCCAAAAGTGTGGGCAAGGGTGGCATTGCGTTGGGACTAAGTAAAATGGCAATTTTGGGTGAAAAGGGAGTAGATATTACAACTCCTTTTAGTACAGAAATGCTTTTTTCAGAAAGCCAAAGCCTTATGCTTATAGAAACTCATATGCCTGAAAAATTGCAAGAAATAGCAAAAAATTTTGGTGTGGCTTGTAGAATTTTAGGGAAAGTTTCTATCGATAAAATTAAAATTGATGCGATTGTTTGTACATTACAGAATGCTAAAGAACTTTATTATCAAAGCTTCAAAAAGATTTTAGGCTAA
- a CDS encoding lipid A deacylase LpxR family protein produces the protein MYKKLVFYFGICGSLFAKTLQQDFYQETLALQELVMPENSQDLEEKTIAQQEEQAQNTGDFAPYKKKFFSIVSENDAYFDQFVDRYYTAGTSFSYTSREYDSGFLQLFSLNARDKKFSRYEIALHQDVYTPQSRLAQINPLDHPYAGYLSFDFSISQRRKSSVENIKLQLGVVGPAALAKQTQELIHVLTKNPIFFGWEHQIKNEFIINLTYEYIHKFDILKSSFFDIDILPAIKFALGNANTFAGIGGRFRLGYNLESDFGVEKVNTSFLGSKPYNDKFSFYVFGGALGSYVARDIFIQGNSFGTPTGLVLEHFLYDLELGASILYKGFRLSYVFTHQSKQFASQPKGHNIGSVVLNFSF, from the coding sequence ATGTATAAAAAACTTGTATTTTATTTTGGAATCTGTGGAAGTTTATTTGCAAAAACCTTGCAGCAAGACTTTTATCAAGAAACTTTAGCATTGCAAGAATTAGTAATGCCTGAAAATTCACAAGACCTAGAAGAAAAAACAATCGCACAACAAGAAGAACAAGCACAAAATACAGGGGATTTTGCCCCTTATAAAAAAAAATTTTTTAGTATTGTAAGTGAAAATGATGCATATTTTGATCAATTTGTAGATCGCTACTATACTGCAGGAACGAGCTTTTCTTATACTTCTAGGGAATATGATTCTGGGTTTTTGCAACTTTTTAGCCTTAATGCAAGGGATAAAAAATTTTCTCGTTATGAAATTGCTTTGCACCAAGATGTCTATACCCCTCAATCAAGATTGGCACAAATAAATCCATTAGATCACCCTTACGCAGGATATTTGAGTTTTGATTTTAGTATTTCTCAAAGGCGTAAAAGTAGTGTGGAAAATATCAAGCTACAACTTGGTGTAGTAGGTCCTGCTGCATTAGCAAAACAAACACAAGAGCTTATCCACGTACTTACAAAGAATCCTATATTTTTTGGTTGGGAGCATCAAATCAAAAATGAATTTATTATAAATCTTACTTATGAATATATCCATAAATTTGATATTTTAAAAAGTTCATTTTTTGACATAGATATTTTACCAGCTATAAAATTTGCACTAGGAAATGCTAATACTTTTGCTGGAATTGGCGGAAGATTTAGGTTAGGATATAATCTTGAAAGTGATTTTGGTGTGGAGAAGGTAAATACGAGTTTTTTGGGAAGCAAACCTTATAATGATAAATTCTCTTTTTATGTTTTTGGTGGGGCCTTGGGCTCTTATGTAGCAAGAGATATTTTTATACAAGGAAATAGTTTTGGCACACCTACAGGTCTTGTTTTGGAGCATTTTCTCTATGATCTTGAACTTGGGGCTAGTATTTTGTATAAAGGTTTTAGACTTTCTTATGTTTTTACTCATCAAAGCAAACAATTTGCCTCACAACCAAAAGGGCATAATATTGGAAGCGTGGTTTTAAACTTTTCATTTTGA
- a CDS encoding glycosyltransferase family 2 protein, whose product MTFSIVTVVFNDIVHIEKTMESVINQTCKNVEYIIIDGGSTDGTKEKIREIVLKHAEIIQEDKEDSKYFLYAQAKKYQNFYFKFLSQKDKGIFDAMNKGVILSQNDYINFVNCGDFLHDQNVLANIAALNFNADVFYGDLEICYLDHNHKFIKKTSRNLDDLYCLFRDFGHPNCFIKSQVHKKYLYDTNYKLASDYDLIYKLYRNHYKFYFSDIVISTFNSGGASDQNGFKSLREALKIALFYNTNFIVKIKIIFYYFFALSKKIAKLYLPVSFVKSLLKIKG is encoded by the coding sequence ATGACTTTTTCTATCGTTACTGTTGTGTTTAATGATATTGTCCATATTGAAAAAACCATGGAATCTGTAATCAATCAGACTTGTAAAAATGTGGAATATATCATCATTGATGGAGGAAGCACAGATGGCACAAAAGAAAAAATCCGAGAAATTGTTCTAAAACATGCAGAAATTATTCAAGAAGACAAAGAAGATTCTAAGTATTTTCTTTATGCACAGGCAAAAAAATATCAAAATTTTTATTTTAAATTTCTTAGTCAAAAAGATAAGGGGATTTTTGACGCGATGAATAAGGGAGTTATATTAAGTCAAAATGATTATATAAATTTTGTAAATTGTGGCGATTTTTTGCATGATCAAAATGTATTGGCAAATATAGCAGCTCTTAATTTTAATGCAGATGTTTTTTATGGGGATTTGGAGATTTGCTATCTTGATCATAATCATAAATTTATTAAAAAAACTTCAAGAAATCTTGATGATCTTTATTGCCTTTTTCGTGATTTTGGTCACCCTAATTGTTTTATCAAATCGCAAGTACATAAAAAATATCTCTATGATACAAATTATAAACTTGCTAGTGATTATGATCTAATTTATAAGCTTTATAGAAATCATTATAAATTTTATTTTAGTGATATTGTGATTTCTACTTTTAATTCTGGTGGAGCAAGTGATCAAAATGGATTTAAAAGCCTAAGAGAAGCCCTAAAAATTGCTCTTTTTTATAATACTAACTTTATTGTAAAAATAAAAATTATTTTTTATTATTTTTTTGCTCTAAGTAAAAAAATCGCAAAGCTTTACCTACCAGTTTCTTTTGTCAAATCTCTTTTAAAAATCAAAGGTTAA